TTTCGAGATATTGCATCTTTTGCGGATTCCAGGGCCAATGTGGCAGCAGCAGCGGCACCGGTGAGGACACCGCCGCTGGTCTTCTGGTTGGTTGGCGGATGTTGGTGAGTCACTTGCACGGCCTTCATCTCTGGACCCTTCCCAGCTGATGAACTATAGTCCATTGTTTCCACCTTTCTTTCTACATCACCTTGTGCATTTGTGGTCTCAAACTCCTGTTTCAAAGCAAAatgcatttaaaaaataaaatctgaaTTCAAGAAGATCAAACATTAACGAGAAGTGGAGATACAAAAGAAGAAAACAAACAATACCTTCCTGGATTGGATGTTCATATTGAATGTGAAGAATCTTAGTTAATATATTGGATTTGGATATTAAGAAGTGAATGAGAATATTTATTTACATAAATAAGGTGTAATTGGAATAATAGTGAGACATGGATGATGATGAATGCTTGGTCTCCAACACCAATTATGTGCCGAAAGTAGAGGACCTAACATCAAGCGTACACCTACACTTGTTACGCCCTCTTATATCTCATCTGCAAGACTATGATTTTTCGGAAGCAAATATTAACTCCGTTTTCTTTTTCTAGATATAAAAGTATATTTTTCTTTTGCATGTCCAAAGTATGAACAAATTAAAACTTACCCctcttaaatttttgtttttatttctatcCATTCTCATAAAATTATCGTCGCCGGTAAATTTGGTTTAatctttatatgttttattaatagtattcttttttttttattaaatttatcccTCAATCCACGTatagttcatatatatatatatatatatatgcgccCACACACGCTTGTTTATCCAATGCCTCCATATCCTTCTTCCATCCTAAGTTACCTTATGATTAAGGAAATTTCATACAATTGTTACTAGTGAAGAATAACATCATATCCCCATTTTATGTTCCATTGTATTCACTGAGAAGTGATTCTTGGAAGGAAATTCCATTTCCTAATTATACACAAAAATTACATAGAATTTGTTATTGGAAAACAACGATAGGGATGTATCGTGATATTGAAGTACtgattctttcatttgacatggCGAATGAGAAGTTTTTTACTTTACCTATTCCATAATTTGTTGGGTTTTTCCCACAATACGATGTTATGCTATTGGTGTTTAATTGATCGTTTGGTGTTACTGTTTACCCATTGGAAGGAACTAACACGTCTATTGATTTATAGGTTATGAGTGAAGAATTGCATGGACCAAACAATTCagtattgaatttatttttggaGTTGTACACCCTTTAGGATTTTGAAAAAATGGTGAATTGTTTTTTAGAGGCACAAATAACGAAATAGTGTTATTTGACACTTTCACCCAAGATCCTAAGGAGTTTAGGATTAATACTTTCTAGAAGTCCATTTCTTATGTTGAGAGCCTAATTCATATCAATGGAAAATAAAAATGCGAGGAACATATAACACGTCAATCAGCCAGAGATGCatcaaataaatactaaatatgaAGAGAGATAGGCATCAAATAGATACTAAATATGAAAATGGATAGGGAACTAGATCATAAATGTGTAAGATGTAATTATCATGGAAATATTCTTGATGGTTACTGATCGAGTTGCCAGACCATTACGTCATCAATTGCATCTTGTTTCTCTGTATTAGATCTTTCTCAAACTACCCTCTACATGAAACTGATCCACAGTTAAAGCATTCATACAAACTAGCATCATGCAGCGCAAGCTGAAATCGATAAATTCTACTCTATCAATTACCTACTTTACCTCATTCTTCTCTATATTATACATAGAGTTGTGATTTTCAATTTGTTTCAGTGGGCATCCAGCCAGAAACTTTGAGTCTTTCATAGGAATTCCGGCCTTTCTTCATCTGCAACTCGGTTACTTCATTGGTCATATTTGTTGACCTTTTATGGAATTCTTTATGCATAACCAATTCAATTTAAATGGTTTAATTTGCTCCTAGTCCCTACACTCTTTAcacatttgaaatttaatccaTCTACTTTTTATTTCTATAAATTTAATCAATCTACTTTTTTTATTTAACTAGATTCACTTTCTTGCTACAGACAAGAATATGAGTTGGGAATTAAATCAATtacttcaaattattatttatttattttgtaattaaataattaaagttcaaagtggaaattaaattaataaagtcATCATAGTTTCATGAAAACAagttaattaaattgatttattcataGATTTTAGTACTATAAAATCGTCATAATTTTGACGGAATTAGAATTACATTAAGTAATTTAATGagtttaattaactatttattaattaaatgaataaataatttcTTTGGAATAGGAAATATATCTTTTGGGctgaaaaattatataaattaatttaaagatCAAATAAAACTTATAATTGATTCGATAAATGACGAAGCCCAACTAGACCCACTTTAATAGGGATGGGCGACAAACCTTAGTCACAAAGAGAGCATACCACAACCCCTAGCTTGTATAGTCCTGGTAGGAGTCATATTTcccattaaaatattattattaagtgACACCTTATTCAAACTAAAACGCTTGTTAATTTATCTACAAATAGAGACTAAGGGCTACACCAAATACACACCTAATGTACGTCGATATTCTGTCAAAATATAgaatttattttcaaataaattttattttttaacagaATTCGTCTTTCAATTTATAGCTCTTAAAGTTTCACTAAAGTGTTCGTTGATTTGTGAATAGAGCCCACACTCTAGCAAATCGAGGTGGAGGATAATGGAAAAGATTACGAGGTCGAAAGCCAAGAACAAAAAGTCCACCTAATTTGAAAACATGGGTATAATTTGTATAATAGAATTATTGCTATTAACATCACAACGGGTCAGTTTTAAAGAAAATTCCTAAAATTCTGTTGTGCTTAAttccattatttttaaattgatttttcctACACCAATGTCACCGGAGATATGGATTACTTAGAATCTTTTATAGACAAAAAAAGTGTTATAATTGGGAATTGATAACTTTTGCAATTGAGTATTAAAACTTCaacttaattaattagttaaaatcCTCAGTCATTTTACCATAGTTGTAACTTCTAAGAGTGATTCTTCAATCGATATTACCTCTCCCCATAGATCAACAATGTTTAGAAAAATAATCATATTCAATATTATCTCTCTCCATAGATCAACAATGTTTAGAAAAATAATCGTATTCCAACTGTTAAAAAAGGATTCTCAACACTATTATCTAGGTAGATATGAAGTTCATAAAGTTCAAATGCGAACATAACTCCACAATTTTAAACCAGCCTGATAGTTAATCTCATCCCCATTTAAGAAATATTTCTTTCATTCCACCTACTTAAAATTTCTTGtcgaaattgttttttttttttttatatttatgtgtTCCAATTTctcttttttaaattatttatcaagtaactaatttcaaaaaaaaacaaTTCTATATAGTAGAGATTAATAAACAAGAAGCAAATGATTTGCAAAGATaagtatcattttatttattattattcaaaGAAACAACTACACTTTCACTTATTATTCAAACATACAATTACAATTTTATTTAGGATTTCACAATGAAGCTCATCGACCATATCGACTAGCAACTTCCACAAAATCCAGCATACTTATATTGCTAATACTATGCAGTGTAGTGCAGGAAGATGAACCATGGGGGAGTCAATCTTAAACAAATGGGAAACCTGCAACAAATAAACAAACAATAGCTTCATCAGAATGAAACCAACACTATCAACTAAACCATTATATGTCTAAAGTCAAGGTAATGAAAACTGCAGCATGCAAAATTGTACTTACCTCCGCACTTGTGACCAACAGGACGAACTGCAATGTTGCAGCGTTTTGGAATGGTCACTGCAACTTCTGGCCTCACCCCCGCATCGTATGCGGTACGAGTTTGCAGAATAGCGCAGAGGCAGCCTGGATTGCTGAGCTTTTTCTCTATTATGGCACAACAACGCTCAGAAACCGGAGCTCTCCAGTATTTTGCAGCGTATGTACATGGAGACAGCTTCTGAGCTTCCTTCTCAATGTCATGTTTCCCACAGGGACCATAATAATCATGAGTTGCATCCACTCCATTGAACCCTGCAATGCTCATACTCACAACAAACACTACAACCCACATGTACTTCACTTGAGTTTCCATTTCTTGAATGCAATATTCAGGTATACTTGTCTACAACTTGAACTCAGAGGATGGCACTTCTCAACAATTTATACCCAAACAATAGATGAATTCCACATATTACAATGGACATGGAACTAGAGAAAAAGTCATGTGTCAGCTGCCATACCTACTATTTAAGAACATCGTTTTCGACTTATCAGACCATTAAACATCAATTACACCTTGTTTCTGTGTATTAGATCTTTCTCAAACAACCATATATATGAAACTGACCCACAGTTTAAGCATTAGCATATAAAAACCGAGCCTATCATTTGCCCACATTGACTTTTTTTCGATTTTACCCCACACCATCTTTGTGGGCTGATGGGGTTCTGGTTTTCGGGTaggtaatatatatgtatatataaatccAGAAATATGATTTAGAccgaatttttatattttaaggcCGAAATTCTTGGTCCAAATGAGAGAGGAGCCAACAATGATCCTACTAGCCTATCGACCCAAATCcccaaaaaatgaataaaaaattaaaagaactaAATGATTAAAAGCCCAACTCTGAACACATCTATCCAAACCCAACTCTGAAAACTattgtttttaataattatttataaaattcaaattcTTTTTATTAAATGATCCTAATTTTCAATGCTAaactaaaagtaaaaaaatattctgctattaattaaattaatttatttatcttCCATTCCTATCAACGAacaagaaattaatttaattaattgtaaatattttttcctttaattttagcTTAGCATTGAAGATTCGagttatataataaaaaataattaagtttcatagataattttaaatatgagttatttgagtttattttgttaatgataaTATGGAAATGtaaaataagattttaaacttTAAGaggatattaaattaattaattttaatattataataacgAATTGGTTGATATTATCTTTGGATaaaaattcaacaatttatttaatttattttgaaatttaaaattgtaatattaaaaaaattagaattttgacAATAagataaataagtaaaataggtTACATACTAAGTGACACTTTGATGAAAAAACATAAAATGCTTAAAATGTTATTTTTGCTACTTTTTTTTTCCCGTTGGGTATGACTTCTtgggtgagtttggatgggcggtggtgtaaaaatagcggtggcggtgagattagatactgtagcaaTACTGTAGCGTGAGATAAGTAAAGTAAACGCACCATACCGCATCCAATcgcccatccaaactaagccCTTGTATCCTTTAtctaaattttctttattttattacttgcAACCCAAGTTTTCTTACTATCtctaacaaaaatataaataaatattgtaGGACCAAATTTTTAAACAAACCCAAACCTAGGCCTAAACaaattaaccactaaaacaaaacCTAGCCCAATACAAACACAAACCCACTAAACAAGCCCAAAACCAATAAAGTAAAAATGGGAAATCCTAGCCTGAGGAGTAGCAGCCGCAAGCAGTTCCCAGCAGTCGAATCTTGCGCACCACGTCAATACTCACGTCCAACACGCCTCGTGCCCCCGACTCCCTCGCACCCACGGCTCCCACGTCAGCCTTGCCTGCAGCAAAAACAATTGTAAAACAAGGCTATAAAGCCTAAAATAAACAATATATTTTGGGACGGTCTTCCCTGGATACAAAAAGAACAAGCAATAGCAATCAAAGTGAGATTCAAGGTTTAAGAGGTTACTTTTCATTCTTTTACCagactttttttttccttccccttttatttctttttcttctttcatattttgataaatcaattttGAATAAAACCAAAACAAGAAGGCTTACCCGATTTTGCTCCGTGAAGCGCCGATAGAAGCAGAGGTGCGTGGCGCCGATGACCCTCAGATACGGTGCTAAACTTGGTTAAATCTTTAGCAAGGCAAAAGGGAGGGGTTTCTTTTCTAAAATTTAAAGATGCTAGATGTAACCCTCTTGCAAGTTTTTGCTTTATAAGTTTATAAAGTAGCACCGTTTGGTGCCTTGATTTTTGGTGAGGGTTATTTTGCAATTGATCCCTCCCTTTACACTAGCTTTTAATTCGGCCCCTTTTGAACTTTGGTTAATTACAATTTGGCCCAAAAACTTGGATTTTATCGCATTTTCGTCCTATACCAAAACACTGCGCTTTGAAGTATGAGGAAATTTGCTTTCCTGGTCCTCCCTCTTAGCCCGTACGTTCATTTTAGCCCATGTGGCTTTTGTTTTCTAAAGTTCGCCCCGAAACTCTTATTTCACTGCAATTTAACCTTTATTTTTCCTTGCTCTTTTGTCATTTTACCGCTGACTTTATTAATTTGagccttattttcattatttttctctattaatttaatttgtttgagttatgttttacattattatatcattttatattatatgCTTATTATAGGTTTTTTTAGCaaagttaattattttatgtataaattttcgtcatatttattatattatttgttatattattttttttactAATAAGCATTTTTATACTATTTAGTTTTTTTGGCTCAtattttaaatatagtttattatactttcttcattatttttactatttactaCCATTTTTTATTCCttataacttatatatatatacattttttccCTAAAAGTTTTTTCCTTCAAATATATTCTTTAATGGACTTATCATATTgttttttatacaccattttttttattagttattttatactaaattattattatttattactcctcactatatattattattgatttCATATTGCTTGTTGTCcatattcttttatatatatatatatatatatatatatatatatatatatatatgtattatattttattcatacatttgtttcttttaaatcCCATTTCAAAGTATACCTCGGTCTTCAAAATATTTTCTtatgttattttatgtatatattctatTTAAATTATGCCTTTTACTTTATATGCATATCTTCCGATCCTGTTATGATTTAGTCGTATTATATTGTTGCATTAGATTATTGTTATATATTTCACAATGGCATACCTGTTTCCTTGTATGGTATAACGACTCAAATTTAAACTCACTTAGGCCAGTTCTTAGTTTTttcattttttcaaaaataaattaaataaatacattttTAATTGACTTTAGATCGTTTTCAAAAGTCTtataaaacaaggcaatgtttcgcGTTTGGAAGTCCGAAAgagtcgtgccctaacgtgctgggttgtgGTTTTTTTTCGGTCATCCAAATGTCTAAATATCTTTCTAGTCTCAGGTTTTGGAAAATTAAGGGACTATTTGGATCTTGAGGGTTAAAATGTTGCATCCTAACGTGCTGGGTGTGACATTTTGTCCTTTTGGAACAAATAAGCCTTAATATCCCAAAACGAACCGTTCAAGTATTTTCTAAaagaattatattttaaaatctcttaaaattttcaacaataaGGACAttattaatcaatttggtaccgatTTTggacgttacgagggtgctaatccttcctcgtatgtaattgactcccgaacctattttcttaacattcgtagaccaaaatgcttTATAAGGTGGCCCAATTACACCTCAAAAagaattggtggcgactccatccATGTTTTTAAAGTCGACCcaaattaaaaatggtttcgacaaatatTATGTATGATTTATTTTTACTGCTACTATTTATTGTACTTCAATCTTTAGACATCAACAACTTCATTAAAACTCTGAATTACACCCGGTAATTAATGATTCAAATAGAAAATAccatattatatttataatatttatttatgtgaaaGACTCTTTTCTAAACACCTCAAAATCTATCACATTTTACCCCATCTCTTTTTTGGCAATCTTTTTTGCCTAACAAGCACAACAGCAGAAAGCACATGTACCATTCTCCATTGTAGCCTTGATTTGATCAATTTTGACATTGTTAGGCAACCTTAACCTCCTCAAAAACTTACCACTTCTCCTCTCAATCCCTATTCTATCTTCTTTCTCAATACTCCTTTCCCCAAAGCATAAGATAGTAAGATAATGTTTTTTTcgtaaataaattaaatgttactATGGGATAATTTCAAAATTAGCTCTTATACTTTAGGGTTTGTTCTGATGCGGTATCTCTTCTTTCAAAA
The Gossypium arboreum isolate Shixiya-1 chromosome 10, ASM2569848v2, whole genome shotgun sequence genome window above contains:
- the LOC108451598 gene encoding uncharacterized protein LOC108451598, which translates into the protein MNIQSRKEFETTNAQGDVERKVETMDYSSSAGKGPEMKAVQVTHQHPPTNQKTSGGVLTGAAAAATLALESAKDAISRN
- the LOC108452725 gene encoding uncharacterized protein LOC108452725, producing the protein METQVKYMWVVVFVVSMSIAGFNGVDATHDYYGPCGKHDIEKEAQKLSPCTYAAKYWRAPVSERCCAIIEKKLSNPGCLCAILQTRTAYDAGVRPEVAVTIPKRCNIAVRPVGHKCGGFPFV